The following coding sequences lie in one Miscanthus floridulus cultivar M001 chromosome 9, ASM1932011v1, whole genome shotgun sequence genomic window:
- the LOC136483394 gene encoding phosphoinositide phospholipase C 2-like yields the protein MGSYKYKYCMCFTRKFRSPDAQPPPDVRAAYLSFNSDVHALRRFLSQAQAEHPADVDRIHALLTAASGGHGIARLVTRSPAPAMPTLDDFFAFLFSPELNPPIAYQVHQDMSAPFSHYFVFTGHNSYLTGNQLNSDSSDIPIIKALQRGVRVIELDMWPNSSKTNVDILHGGTLTAPVEMIRCLKSIKEYAFCASTYPLVITLEDHLTPDLQAKVAKMLTETFGDLLFIPSSDPMKEFPSPAALMKRIIISTKPPQEYKEFVKVKDKQNGSGNIADLPDTGSLRRIDSNADNQNGSGNLAADTGSLRRIDSNADESDGKDELDEQEEEDSDEDDPKFQQDTACEYRKLITIQAGKPKGHLRDALRVDPEKVRRLSLSETQLAKATTSHGAEVIRFTQNNILRVYPKGTRVNSSNYDPMIAWTHGAQMVAFNMQGHDKALRLMQGFFRGNGGCGYVKKPDFLLTTGPNGEVFDPKGSLPVKKTLKVKVYMGDGWRMDFSKTHFDAFSPPDFYTRVGIAGVKADTVMKKTRVIEDQWVPVWDEEFTFPLRVPELALLRIEVQEYDMSEKHDFGGQTCLPVWELNQGFRAVPLHDRKGNRYKSVRLLMRFDFV from the exons ATGGGCAGCTACAAGTACAAGTACTGCATGTGCTTCACGCGCAAGTTCCGATCCCCCGACGCCCAGCCGCCGCCCGACGTCCGCGCCGCCTACCTCTCCTTCAACTCCGACGTCCACGCCCTCCGCCGCTTCCTCTCCCAGGCGCAGGCCGAGCACCCCGCCGACGTCGACCGCATCCACGCCCTGCTCACCGCCGCCTCGGGGGGACATGGCATCGCCCGCCTCGTCACCAGGTCGCCGGCGCCGGCCATGCCCACGCTCGACGACTTCTTCGCCTTCCTCTTCTCGCCGGAACTCAACCCGCCCATCGCATACCAG GTTCACCAGGACATGTCTGCCCCATTCTCTCATTATTTCGTATTCACCGGACATAATTCCTACCTAACTGGGAACCAGCTCAATAGTGACTCCAGCGACATCCCAATTATAAAAGCATTGCAGAGAGGTGTTAGAGTCATTGAACTTGATATGTGGCCAAATTCTTCAAAGACAAATGTCGATATTCTTCATGGCGG GACATTGACTGCGCCGGTAGAAATGATCAGGTGCTTGAAGTCCATTAAAGAATATGCCTTTTGTGCATCTACATATCCGCTTGTCATTACTCTTGAGGATCACCTTACACCAGATCTCCAAGCCAAAGTAGCTAAG ATGCTCACTGAAACATTCGGAGATCTACTTTTCATACCTAGTTCAGACCCAATGAAAGAGTTCCCCTCTCCAGCAGCTCTGATGAAGAGAATAATCATCTCGACTAAACCCCCACAGGAGTACAAGGAGTTCGTCAAAGTTAAGGATAAACAAAATGGCAGTGGAAATATAGCTGATTTGCCAGACACAGGAAGCCTAAGAAGAATAGATTCAAATGCTGATAACCAAAATGGCAGTGGAAATCTAGCTGCAGACACAGGAAGCCTAAGAAGAAtagattcaaatgctgatgaatctGATGGAAAG GATGAACTGGATGAGCAAGAGGAGGAAGATTCCGACGAGGATGATCCCAAATTTCAGCAGGACACTGCCTGTGAGTATAGGAAACTGATCACCATCCAAGCTGGCAAACCAAAAGGCCATTTGCGGGATGCACTAAGGGTAGATCCAGAAAAAGTCAGGCGGCTTTCGTTGAGTGAGACACAGTTAGCTAAAGCGACAACTTCTCATGGTGCTGAAGTCATAAG GTTCACCCAGAATAATATACTCCGTGTGTATCCGAAGGGCACGAGGGTTAATTCTTCGAACTATGATCCAATGATTGCCTGGACTCATGGTGCTCAGATGGTTGCATTCAACATGCAG GGGCATGATAAAGCGCTCCGGTTGATGCAAGGATTTTTCAGAGGCAATGGGGGCTGTGGGTATGTTAAAAAACCTGACTTCCTGCTGACGACAGGCCCAAACGGGGAAGTATTCGACCCCAAAGGTAGTTTGCCAGTGAAGAAAACTCTCAAG GTGAAAGTATATATGGGAGATGGGTGGCGCATGGATTTCAGCAAGACTCATTTCGACGCGTTTTCACCTCCAGATTTCTATACCAGG GTAGGGATCGCGGGAGTGAAGGCGGACACTGTGATGAAGAAGACAAGGGTGATCGAAGACCAGTGGGTGCCGGTGTGGGACGAGGAGTTCACGTTCCCTCTGAGGGTGCCGGAGCTGGCCCTCTTGAGGATAGAGGTGCAGGAGTACGACATGTCAGAGAAGCACGACTTTGGGGGGCAGACGTGCCTGCCGGTTTGGGAGCTGAACCAGGGCTTCCGTGCTGTGCCCCTGCACGACCGCAAGGGCAACAGGTACAAGTCTGTCAGGCTCCTCATGCGCTTCGATTTTGTCTAG